Proteins encoded by one window of Salvia splendens isolate huo1 chromosome 5, SspV2, whole genome shotgun sequence:
- the LOC121803971 gene encoding uncharacterized protein LOC121803971, with amino-acid sequence MADRIKLERLQAMVKLLMDEREAEKAVRVAQEKKDKEIVPVMHMFNYGNMITFPKCPRVDANNFELRMPLIQRVEQFPFAGRATEDVNHHLSKFVEIANTLKFNERVSIWKDIVAAFLDKYYPPGTILKLKSEIFQFMQGDDEPLYEAFARFKGLLRKCPNHGFTVDLQDSSANGGFLRKSGSDVMAVIEEFATNSKGWSKERHNSRRVVAIEEAEESSFAKELTELRVRVNQMDTSRKEDLVPPTSVIAVTKPDDPPAPMEDVNYVQQGGGPNRPYNNNYRPNQGGVNFNNYNGNRPHPNLSYSNNNFLQPPTGFNVSKGGVVEPIRKEEKYDQGIMKILVVLVQDRKANDTKIGVVEERLNNQRPPTKIEEDKENAAARVADINKKWVAKQKKDEGSTSRVKSGDYLTASGPPHTPHWPSTEAQSGLYPTPSGPPHTPQRPAIEEAEAPAKKELVRHNRIVLPFQPKKKFKLEEQFKHFLNMFCKVHNNIPLVESLQEIPRYAKLLREVVMRKKKPTKADLKLPHHCSEIIQMERAVKQRDPNQSIIRCSIGEGKVDKALCDLGASINLLPLKYYEKLNIWPLGCNHKVDDFIFPADFIILDMKVDKNVPLILGRDFLATFKALINVGRGEITIRDNYSRSTFKIESEMLKYE; translated from the exons ATGGCAGACAGAATAAAGCTAGAGAGACTTCAAGCCATGGTCAagctgttgatggatgagagagaAGCGGAAAAGGCTGTCCGTGTGGCGCAGGAAAAGAAGGATAAGGAGATAGTGCCTGTGATGCACATGTTCAATTACGGGAATATGATTACTTTTCCCAAATGCCCTCGCGTTGATGCTAACAATTTTGAGCTACGAATGCCCCTTATACAAAGGGTTGAGCAGTTCCCTTTTGCAGGCAGGGCCACAGAAGATGTCAACCACCACCTCTCGAAGTTCGTGGAGATCGCCAACACTCTTAAATTTAATG AACGAGTCTCCATATGGAAGGATATAGTGGCTGCCTTCCTCGACAAGTACTACCCGCCAGGCACGATCTTAAAGCTCAAAAGTGAGATCTTCCAGTTCATGCAAGGCGACGACGAGCCCCTCTACGAGGCGTTTGCTCGTTTCAAAGGCCTCCTCCGCAAGTGCCCCAACCACGGTTTCACCGTGGATCTTCAG GATTCAAGCGCGAATGGAGGATTCTTGCGGAAGAGTGGATCTGATGTTATGGCGGTCATAGAAGAATTCGCCACCAACAGCAAGGGGTGGTCGAAGGAAAGGCACAACTCGAGGAGAGTAGTAGCCATAGAGGAGGCCGAAGAGAGCTCCTTTGCAAAGGAATTGACCGAGCTTAGAGTTCGGGTTAACCAAATGGATACATCGAGAAAAGAGGATCTGGTTCCACCGACCTCCGTCATTGCGGTCACTAAACCCGACGATCCTCCCGCTCCTATGGAAGATGTCAACTACGTGCAACAAGGAGGCGGTCCCAATAGGCCTTATAACAACAATTATCGCCCTAATCAGGGGGGCgttaatttcaataattataatgggaacCGTCCTCATCCTAACCTTTCGTACTCTAACAATAATTTCTTGCAACCCCCCACAGGATTTAATGTGAGCAAAGGTGGAGTAGTTGAACCCATCAGAAAAGAGGAGAAGTATGACCAAGGGATCATGAAGATTTTGGTGGTGCTAGTGCAAGATAGGAAAGCTAACGACACCAAGATTGGAGTCGTTGAAGAAAGATTGAACAACCAGAGGCC TCCAACAAAAATTGAGGAAGACAAGGAAAATGCAGCAGCACGAGTGGCTGACATAAACAAGAAGTGGGTCGCCAAGCAGAAAAAGGATGAAGGCAGCACATCCAGAGTGAAATCTGGGGACTACCTGACGGCTAGCGGACCGCCGCACACCCCGCACTGGCCCTCCACTGAAGCACAGTCTGGACTCTACCCGACGCCTAGCGGACCGCCGCACACCCCACAGCGGCCCGCCATAGAAGAGGCAGAGGCACCCGCCAAGAAGGAACTCGTGCGGCACAACAGGATTGTACTCCCCTTCCAGCCGAAGAAGAAGTTCAAGCTTGAAGAACAATTCAAGCATTTTCTAAACATGTTTTGTAAGGTCCATAATAATATTCCTCTCGTTGAATCGTTGCAGGAAATACCTAGGTACGCGAAGCTACTAAGGGAGGTCGTgatgagaaagaaaaagcctACAAAAGCCGACCTTAAGTTGCCTCACCATTGCAGCGAGATCATTCAAATGGAGAGGGCTGTGAAGCAAAGAGATCCCAACCAGTCCATCATTAGGTGCTCAATTGGAGAAGGGAAAGTAGACAAGGCCCTTTGCGATCTAGGGGCTAGCATCAACCTCTTGCCGCTGAAATATTATGAAAAGCTCAACATCTGGCCTCTCGGATGTAATCATAAG GtagacgatttcatcttccctGCCGACTTCATTATTCTTGATATGAAAGTAGACAAAAATGTACCTCTAATCTTAGGCAGAGATTTTCTAGCCACATTCAAAGCTCTTATTAATGTAGGTAGAGGCGAGATCACAATTAGAGACAACTACAGCCGCTCCACCTTCAAAATTGAGAGCGAGATGCTTAAGTATGAATAG